gcatttttgctttgtcggctagtgatctcatgcctctatgattccctgcgtcaccataatggatgtcgtttagaattcgatgcccctctttcctggataagcaacgtagtaaaggtccgaggaaagatttcttttACAGGATctcatcccgaagatcatatcttcctactttggaaagtattttcctggtttgtttgtgatccgcgggtaaggttccatccttgagaaacgcatggatcatcattatCCAATCCTcctcgttgttgaaatcttcgtcttgatttgctcttgacaggatatcttcttcgtcaaaatcgtcacggatgtcttctcccacctgatcttcgatattttcttccactgtatcttgatttgtagcaaaggaaaattgtgttgcaatcgaaggctcgtatacccttgttattttgatagctttgaTACTCTTGTCcgtcagcatggatgatatatatgctagggcatccgcgtgcctgagatcccttaagtgtcggaacttgatgttcggaatttgtgatgccaatgtttggatcaaggccatgtaagctgagagggtgtcgtcgtacacattgtattcgagccctatttgccgtatgacaagctgtgaatcacttgtcagtcttacatcagttaccctcatctctattattaagcggagggcatgtacgactgtctcgtattcgacgatgttattagtatgctctttgaattctaacctgagtgcatgtacgatcctttctccagttggggtggtgatgacaattcctattcctgccccttccttatttttggaaccatcaacgaagacttcccattgtctttgactcgcgggttcgaggacatcaactggatccttgctttcctcgtcggcttctggtattcccctaatctcttcatcgttgtccagggggaggtctgctaagaaatccgccaaaacttgggatttctgggaatgttgaatttcatgaatgatgttgaattggtccagctgggtgttccacttggctattctacctacttttcccgcgcttttgaggactgcttccagtggtgctttgcatgggacgcggatgaagtgagttaggaaataggttctcagcttttgagtagcccataccaattccaggatgagttgttctatcttcgtgtaattcctttccgcagaattgagggtcttagtgacataatagataggttgttctatcttcgtattggttttgaccaacactgcgctaaatgcgtcttctgtcgctgctatgtagaatgtaaaaacctcatcaggatcaggcttctgcaggattggaattgaagccatgtgttccttgattctttggaaggcttcttcgcattctgcggtccattcaaacttactcccttttttgagaatattgaaaaaatgtttgcatttgtccgaggatcgggaaataaatctgcccaaggctgctaaggacccattgagcttttgcttttcttttaaattcttcggagatggcatttccactatggcctgaatattcgcggggtctacctcaatgcccctttttgttaccagatatccgaggaatttccctgaggtgacaccgaaaatgcatttttatggatttactttcatgtgatgtttcctcattgcttcgaaaatatctctcaggtcccggtggtgatctttgcgcagcctacttttgacgagcatgtcatcaacgtagacttctagggtactaccaatccatggcctgaagatagcatcgaccattctttggtacgttgcccctgcgtttcgaagtccaaaagGGCATTCTattgtagcaataaaggccatgtggggtgtagaatgctgtgtgtagttgatcttcttctgccagggctacttggttgtaaccagaatgtcCGTCCataaatgacagctcttcgtatctttccactgcttcaaccagctgatctatgcttggcaggggatagctgtcctttggacatgccttgttgaggttagtaaagtcgatgcatatcctaacccctccatttttcttaggaacgacgaccatgttggatatccatgtagggtatttgacttccttgatgaagcctgcttctagtagtttccgaagttctttttctactgccttatgatactctagTGCAACTTTTCtgattttctgcctgaaaggtggcgtgcctggtttgatgcgcagctcgtgttggattattttcggatcaatccccggcatgtctcctaacttccaggcgaatacatccgtgtattatttaagtaatttggttaaggaatcttctcttttttcgtccattatggtccctattttgatcatcttcgggttttctttcgttcctatgttgatttcttttacgggctccactggtgtgaacaccgacttcgggtccccaaggactgggacgttctttaattgctatttggtatgtttctgtccttcgttggctgctgaagtacttgcctctgtgttaaggacattatcatcttttgtcaagcccttccttgtggtttccttgagaaacaagtctatagccttttctttcgcagcttctttatttttgatcctttgggtttttcgctgctcttcctatTCGTTCTTGATACGATCCTGTgtggtctggcactcttttgcagagacccgatctcccttgatttccatcactccctcgggtgtagggaacctgagatattggtagtaagttgctgccactcccttgagtttatgtacccactttcgtccaataatggcgttatagggggatggggcgtcaacaacgctgaatcgtgtttctactttcatgggcacggcgttcacctgcaacacgatgtctcccaatggctttgtgggagctccattgaacccgtagatggtgtaataagaggtcattagctgttcatcatggagcttcatccgtttgaaggcgtcgtagaatagaacgttcactgagcttccctcgtcgatgaggatctttttgaggttacatccggccactggtagtatgaggaccaagggatcgttatggtcttccatatcttcttcgatatcttcagtatcgaagacgataggtgcgtccatccactcttcgtgctcgtccacctctacgccatcaatcttatataattcgcagtggtcttcgaattgcttccgtagcctctttcctatctgcgctgtaagtgagggccctgcggcttcggaacacgagatggtgttgattgtgcggtttccctctggaagttggacttgcttggttcgtttggatctgtcctcggtgacctcctttcgtatgtatttcttgagttcgccagcatcaatcaatttttggatcattattttgaggttttttcatttctcggtctggtgtccattgaagcaatgatactcacagtaatctttagacttttcggttcttgggggttgttttcccttagaccacggccactccaaattttcccttcctttgatctctcgcaatatccgagcgtagctagcattgagcttcgtgtaaacctgatcttcgaattttcgatcgtcttttcgtcgttcatttcttcattccttcctatcttcgtgaggccgttccactgagctatttcttttggccccgctggtttgttctgcggaattggtacggtgagacctctgcgtttgtgccctcgggttctcacgctggatttctttaagacgagcgtacttctcaataattattcgaatatctccttctgtcttaggtacgcttccgtggatctcaacaaatagtggactcattcggtctaatccccacttgtagcagttgatacttactacgagatccacactccctatggcttggaagatcttgtgccatctgttggtgtattccctcgtgttctccttgtaaccaattgccagagaaaaaagtttatccattccggtgttgacaactttgttgtacatgtaggtcctcaagaatttctctgcgagttgatcgtatgAGTTGATgaaatcaggtggcaggttgtcaaaccaagacaaagccgatcccttcagacttgatgggaaatatctacagaggacggtGTCGTTTTGAATCCATcaggctaagatacgattataataccggatatgtgtcgcgggatcactggatccgtcatagcattcaaaagttgggacagggcactttaacggaatgggggtatttgccaggcgatgagttaggggcgtggagttagcttatttcatcacctcttcaatccttcctccgccttgtctggattttaactgcctgatctcagccatcatctcatcacgcagctcctccattgcgcggtaatatcccacgttctcatgctcagttgagcgtttctttcttcgaacttcgctgtcataatagtctaagtcttcggcggcatattccggatcggatgcactacttcccctggcggcgtttgctaggatgattctcccgtctcgattaggctctggtgctttagaattttcttcgtccagttgttggctagtctacgtgctttgggcaatcctgtatttcaagtcttggttctccctggccagaagagctacggcgtCTGCGTAGATCTGCtgtctctttttcaattcttcgagctctaccatcagtcggtgggactggtttgatacctgattgggagttccggcttgtactcatacggccatagttcccccttcgtctactatGTGTATTAAGGTGgtcgaggatcagcttcaattgttggtatctccaagtttggtcccctcggttgagattccacccgcggtactaaaaccactggtatggtttgattctgaccgttggttgacgacattccgaagattggtggatgtgcgggctgatgtgtcatagattctgccacccattctttttgttgatggatttggtttgaaaccaaagtcttgttagcttctgtagcctggagggccgcaacagtcttcGTGGTTGCTGCTTTGAGATCCgaggctgcaatggagttagtgttcataggtgaggtgatttgcGCCACATCCTTCCTCTGAGTAGttgttttagctttatctcctttctgcttgcttcgggtcatgaccggggtaatcctcggtgtctcctttgatgaggctttggtttttcctgcctctagtatattttccatttttaatctttttctgcattggggaataaataaagagaaccaaagatatccacgaggatcgggttagtgccattcgtatccgcaagattattggaatagaaggaaatgagctgcccaagggccttaataaaagagaaatgtaaagacttcatcggtctagtttttgcaatacaaatcctctaataaacaatcatggatcttgttttcagactacttttgaaaaagaaaactcttgaaaaggaatATCCGTCGCgtgaactcatgaatctggattattaagtcttagtttaaAAAGGAAAACGCcttacgtgcaaatctgtgatagatagccgtgggtttgtctgctttgaaatggtgtttgtgaaaatgaagaccatgaacccagaataaaaaaggttttgaaagaacgctgaacccagaatagggcacaaccataatgcgcgtttaaggtgaaatcacatgataagataaatcttttaccgggacaaagtgcctgtttctagcgccagattgtgaacacataaatcacgaagccatccacgtgttcacaaacaatattcgcatacatcataattctagaattgtacgtcgtatgcgtaacggggatgattatatcgattcatcgattcGAAGCCTTcaggcttgtcattgtctagtcgaatattatcataaataatgttcgtataaaggaataaaccaagaatcgagtataaatgtaaagcatatgaaatttaacgctgaatgtaaagtgcttaaatgtaaataagacagatttacgtggttcggcactaaggcctacatccatggggttggtgtttcactatgtattgaatggttacaaagatagtcgaatgactttagagtatacataggtctgcggaagtaggggaattacttactcttcctatttctctctcctatattctcctctaattgctctcaaTTGGTCGACCCATTCTCTCTTAGtgaagaggggtatttatagggttggaacgtgggtcccatttctgaggcgtcgttgtaatcttatcttcttgtgctttgtgcctattacgcagaggtcttcggcatatgccgcggcctgagcttgaatacgaaggattatcctcgcctcttccacgtgctgattgacacgtgtatatctctttggtatttaatgcgggtagatggatgtctgctcgtgtcagacaagtgtctctttgtctggtcacatctgtgtcagccaaacttcctctcggccgttgatctgggatcttcctcgggattgggtgtgataacacccaaggggtattatctggtgctcctctgagccatcatacctctgtgatcctctgtccctgaccatcagatctgctgaccggtggcatcttctgatgagatgcttgctatcatgttttgatatcttgttttgcatgccttccacgtgtctctttctgtacacgtggtgtatgatgaaaggtgtacatacaatggtaacgtatttgaagctaatattttggaggTATGCTCGTCTTATAAAGATATACGTACCCATGAAAAATGAGTTCATTCTGACATGTATAActccaccatctactactttgaaaattgaCCGCCGAAAGTCGACCAATTTTCAACCGTTAAAATTAAGATCGATAGATGGTGAAGTTTGATATATCAAAATGAGGCCTTTTTTTATGGGTATGTAGAACTTTGTAAGACGAGTATATCCggaatattagcttcaaatactcAACAGTTTGATTTTGATTAAGAAAATGTCTTCTAACGTATGAGATAGTGTGAATAAAAGGAGTATGTCCCTCGGTAAGGTTAATTAACTTAAGTTCTTAAAGAGGCCAAAGTCTACGGGAATATGCATTGAGATTTAGTTGTAAATAATTTCatcaattataagtgttgttagaATTTCATTTCTCTTTTTCACTTGGCCACGAATCTTGTTGATCATTATTTAAGTTGCAACACCTAAGCTGTGCACAACCCTATCCTTCCATGTTAAGTATGGGTATAAGTAGTTGGCTTATTTAGTTGTAATGCCCACTGCTTGTATATACAACAACAACCAAATTCATATGGAGTCCCATTTGCAAAATAAAATCCATATGGAATCCCATAACGGTTACAACAAAAACACATGTTAGAGAATTGAGACCTCAAATTCCATTCTCAGACAACCAACATGTTTCTTTCCTGTCTTTGACTATGTATATTCACACCAAATTATATTTTATATCAATatctaataataaaatataataaaataaaaatgtgatAAGCATTGCATGGCATGGGGATCCAAATATGAATTAAATCTAAAACCCAACTAATACAGTATTTTTCTTTacattttagctaaattttgaaaatgTTTAGTCATAAACAAACAAGGATTACTATGTTTGCAGTTTACTGGATATTTCCTGCTTTTGGATTTCCTGGTGACTTGTTCCATGGTGAAGAACGATCCAGAAGTACGGGCTTTGATTGTTTCtattctttgcagatgactgttTTCTTTTCACAAGGGCAGATTTAGGAGAAGCAAAAAATCTACTAGACATTTTAtcatattttggagaaataacgGGGCAAatggttaatcttcaaaaatctggaaTACATTTCAGCCGCCGCATTTactcgagacacggaaaaataaTTGCGAAAATCTTAAAAGTTCAGCTGATGACAAAAAATGAAAGGTATTTAGGGGCGCCTCTATTCtttgataaaaatagaaaagagaatTTTGAACCTCTTCTTCAGAGGTACTATGCTACTCTCCAAGGCTGAAAATCGAAACTTCTCTCACAGGCAGGGCGGACAGTGCTAATAAAATCTGTCCTTCAAGCTTACCCTACTTACCAAATGAAAGTTTTAGCATTACCCAAAGAGACTCTAGATCAATTAGACAGAATACAAAGAAACTTTTGGTGGAAAAAAGATGGGGTAAAAAGACAAGGTGGTTTTATAAAAGCTTGGGCTGGTATCTGCAAACCCATATCGCAAGGGGGCTAGGCATTAATAATCCTCACCAATTCAATTTAGCCCTTCTAACCAAATTGGCCAGCAGACTAATCTCTGAACCAGATCAATTATTGGTTAAACTTCTAAAAGCAAAATACTTCCCAAACACTAATCCACTAGAATCTTCTagaacttctaatcttttctgGATTTGGACTAGTATCCAAAAAGGTTTGAATCTTATAAAGGGTAACttcgtgtggcaagttaaaaatggAGAGTCAGCAAAAATTTGGGAAGACAGATGGATTCCCAATGAAAATATAATTCAACAACCGTCGGATAGAGGAGACCAAGTTCCAAAAATGGTAAAAGAGCTTATCACTCCTAGAAACAGTTGGGATATAGATAAATTAGATGAATACTTCAGTCCTGCGATTAAAGAAAAAATCCTTGCAATCTCAACTCAAAGCGAAGAGAAAGATAAAATGAAGTGGAGGCACCATTCTTCAGGAGCTTTCTCAGTgaaaaatatttataattttcTTAACAACCAGGATCAAGAAGTTGACACTATGGTTGATTTTCCTTGGAAGAGattataaaaaattaaaacaattccaagaaTTAAATTATTCCTTTGGAAATTAGTGCAGAAGGCTCTACCAACTTCAAGTAGACTTGCATCTCACATGGACAATATTTCTGCGGACTGCCAGATGTGTAATGCACAAATTCAAGAAAACGAGCAACATTTATTCAGGTTTTGCCCCTTTGCGAGAGCCATCTGGTTTGGGGTTTCGTTAAGCTTTATTAACAACCCACCTTTCCCTGACTCAATATGCAATTGGGTCAAAAACTGGATAGTAGACCCGAATTATGCTCAAATCTCAGACAAAATTGCTACAGTCCTCTGGTTTATGTGGAAATACAGATATTCAGTTGTCTTCGAAGGAAAGGATCCTAACCCGACAATGCTGATAGAGATGATAAACAAATATCTTCACTCAGCAGCTTCAATATCAATCACGAAAAaaaacttcagctagaaatgaaGTAGTATCAACTCCAAATTGGAATACAATTAACACAGAATGGATAATTTTTATACATGCGTCTTTTAAGAAAGAAGATAATTCAATGGGTTTTTCCTTTATCTTATATTCAGTGGACCAAGAGGAATTCATGCATATCGAAGCAGGCTCAGATAAAGCAATGATCGTTGTTCATGCAGAAGCAAAGGCAATGCTTAAAGCTACATCTTGGTTAAGAAATAATATTTTATCCAGTGTTTCACTTATCACGGTTTGTAAAACTATTGTcgatttcatcaacaagaagtGTAAGGAAATATCTTGGGAAGCTGAAAACACAATAAAAGAAGTTGAAGCGAATCTGGATAACCTTCCTCAAGCCAAGGTAAGATATATAAACAGAAAATATAACTCAGCGGCGGATTCATTAGCTAAGGAAGCAAGAATCAAGAGCCTCCAACATTTATCTTTACATATTAGAGaaaaaatttataagtcaagtatttttgagaaaaataatgttGTAAACCTATTGTACTGTATTACTTGATTTATAATATCTTATCTTTTCTTCAAGAAAAAGATTGTTTCTTTTTTTGTAGGCCAAGGAAGAAATTGCATAACATTAATGAAATTGTTACATGTTGTTTCTCCAACAACTGAGGAAAAATAAGAATTGGGACAGTAGATCCAGTTCGTCTGACGTTCAAACATCCAATAATTGCTAGTTTTAGTTTTTTTCAGTGTTGTGCCCCAAATAGTTGGTACGCGAGAGAGTCGAGACCATGGAGAAGAAAAATGGGGGCTGATGATGAAAGATTGAAAAGAATTGACAAAATTCAAGGAATGTTCTTCAGATATTAGTACGTCATTCTAGATTGGCCTAATTGAGACTAAGCTTAACAACAACAAATAAATATTTGGAAAGAGCTGGATTATTAAGGTCCAATGGTGTTTTTATAATACAAGTGAATTAACTAATAAATATTTGTCAAAGAGAGTTGGTGGTATGAACATTGTTAGTGGCTTCGCAGTCATATTCAGCCTGTTTCACTCGAGGCATAGTAGGTGGTGCATTATTGTCTGCTATATATCCGTTCAAAATTTCAACTCTATATTGATTGCCTTCAGATTTGAATCCTATTCATGATCAGGTGGCTAAATATTCCCTGTCGTATCTCCAATAATTAAAGGTACCTGCCCAGTGGTTGGCAGGCCAACAAATTCATAGTAAGACGAATTTATTAAAGGTACGGGCAGAACGTGGATCAGTTGTACAATTCCAACCTATTTCAACTTGTTAGCCTATAGACTGACAATGGTACATGTTCTGCCCATCCAACAATGTTATTACCATACCAAGTTACCAACTGCAAAAACAATCCCTGAAATGGTTACTGCAATATCCCTCCCCGGTCCCCAGTTTAACCTAATTTAGCACATTCAGGGttcatgatttttgtttttcttgccaaagataaaatagaatatgagACTGGAGAaaatgcaaactttggttaaAATACAATCCCAAGCAACAGCTTTGAACAAATACAATAAGCTTTGCAGCTACCAAGTATCATCCatttaagaaactcaaatcatctatttatttatcaaccaAAATTACCTTAGAAGTTAAGAAAATCAATATTTCCCATACTTTGTAATTTGTATTGATGAAATGTGAGAAAACATTAACCCAAAAAAGTGGCTAAATTGTACACATATTATATCCAACATCTTGTCATTGAAAATGGTGGCTGCAAGCCTGCAAGTGCACATAGATACGAGCACCCTGCTTTGGCATGGTTCATCCTCCAACCCTCTTTCAAAAGGTTTGCAGGAATAGTACTCGTAAATATACCTTATGTATTACCACTCAATACGTCCATTCCCTGTGAACCGAATAACATAATATGTTTTAGATTTGTTTAAGTAGTTTTGAACTGAACTTATTGTAAGTTGTACTACAACTTTGAGTCTTTGATAGAAAAAACAGTCATACCTGGCTACTTGAAGATTGTCCATTTATCCTGTTATTAGGCCTGGTGTTGAGGTCAATCATTTTTATATCCATCTTGTAATAGTTGTCATCTTTATGACCATTTGAGATTGGAATTGCAGAGGCCTTGTTTTGCTCGTGCGTTTTTACTGTCATTTCAGGTGGGTGCCATCTGTTTTCTCTTGGATTCATTGGTTGTCGATGTTGATCATCTGAATTAGAAGATTTATCCACTGGAAACTACAAGAACAAGAACAATGAGAGAGGTAGATAGATATAGGTTACAAACATTATAGAAGGCATAATAGCGCAAACGTACTTGCAAAAAAAATTGCCACTAGCACAACCACAAACCTCAGCTCTTTGTCTCAGTAAGAGAAATCTCTCATGGGTCCTTTTACCTCCAACATGAACGGTCATATCACATTGCAAGCAAAGAGAAGTGCCGTCTATCTCACAGTAAAAGAAGGCTATTTTTCCAGAGGAAGAAT
This is a stretch of genomic DNA from Papaver somniferum cultivar HN1 chromosome 1, ASM357369v1, whole genome shotgun sequence. It encodes these proteins:
- the LOC113289582 gene encoding B-box zinc finger protein 19-like; the encoded protein is MRTICDVCEGAAATLFCAADEAALCVPCDEKIHLCNKLASRHVRVGLAEPSVVPRCDICENAPAFFYCEIDGTSLCLQCDMTVHVGGKRTHERFLLLRQRAEFPVDKSSNSDDQHRQPMNPRENRWHPPEMTVKTHEQNKASAIPISNGHKDDNYYKMDIKMIDLNTRPNNRINGQSSSSQGMDVLSGNT